From the Acidilutibacter cellobiosedens genome, one window contains:
- a CDS encoding ABC transporter permease gives MNILKEYTLDYIKHNKKSSIAIMIAILIATILLSALSGALYTFYTDEVRLLILENGNWHAELFDNTPGDKLKYVTAHPNVERVMIKGTWKIAKIDDPRRPYLAMRGLSQSYWEDMPEHTAILEGRIPKSENEIALSKQYFENHPDLKIGDSLTLDLGNRKLNGKQIDFNAPFKDEELFVPTVKRIYTVVAKLDITTNSMTPYYMAYGYLNETNILPEDQLTVYMRFKNPRSTYEDINNIAKSVCSKPDEYGKYMVRTNDSLLAKYLIFPPKQRTDFKLWMLSQPVMITVIVLLVAGVFVFIINNAFAMSANARLKQLGMLKSIGASPKQVQHSVIFEGFVLSVIPVPVGLFIGWALDYGLFSYINSVKNLRDYNIVFTFGLPAALPSVLLALLTVWLSALIPARKISRLMPIDAIRQGEDIKIKKVKKHNIASKIFGIEGELAQNALYIRRKSYRTASISLTLSFLLFSGFLNFMAVNDAKNKIFYFDKLKEQQQNISLYTEDGNMTEPEFENQIRSVEGAKSVLFASEVPAGLWLSTDMESYELRGIGGLKRIADSGKFSVYEEKGKFRIQTNLIALDDQSFAEYCKQIGADSSMFYDTKRPLTIVVNEVQDDMHSDLRNEVRIPFLKLNVGDKLNEEEKTYPEDTSDFSFQTEIGFLTNQMPAVGDRYGGYQLIQVMPRSTYLKIIENFQEVRALRGKRVFAPIVVQSEDFIQPVTDKIIEICDKWYGSGDYSIWNVLEMRQTDTNSRNLLKTVMLCVAVFLALIGISNVFATVSGNLRQRKKEFAMLRSVGISPKGIKRMLLLEGILFGIMPIVLSIPLNLIVIGVFLKVNMIYLKEFLPFLPVLPILIFGGVILLSIILSYVMGGRMLRKGDIVDILKDEAV, from the coding sequence ATGAATATTCTTAAAGAATATACTCTTGACTATATAAAGCACAACAAGAAAAGCAGTATTGCCATCATGATTGCCATTTTGATTGCAACTATCCTTCTTTCCGCCTTGAGTGGTGCCTTATATACTTTTTATACCGACGAAGTTCGTTTGCTTATTTTGGAAAACGGTAATTGGCATGCCGAATTGTTTGACAATACTCCCGGTGACAAATTGAAATATGTTACTGCTCACCCTAATGTGGAAAGAGTGATGATAAAGGGTACATGGAAAATCGCTAAAATTGATGATCCAAGACGCCCCTATCTGGCAATGCGGGGTTTAAGTCAAAGTTACTGGGAGGATATGCCAGAGCATACGGCCATTCTGGAGGGAAGAATCCCTAAATCGGAAAACGAAATTGCTCTTTCAAAACAATATTTTGAAAATCACCCTGACTTAAAGATAGGAGACAGTCTTACTCTCGATTTAGGCAACCGAAAGTTGAATGGTAAGCAAATAGATTTTAATGCTCCGTTTAAAGACGAAGAACTTTTTGTTCCTACTGTTAAACGTATCTATACTGTTGTTGCAAAGCTGGATATTACCACAAATTCCATGACACCTTATTATATGGCCTATGGATATTTGAATGAAACAAATATCTTACCGGAGGATCAGCTTACCGTTTATATGCGTTTTAAAAATCCGAGAAGTACTTATGAAGATATTAACAACATTGCTAAGTCGGTATGTTCTAAACCTGATGAATACGGTAAATACATGGTGAGAACCAATGATAGTCTTCTGGCCAAATACCTTATTTTCCCACCGAAACAAAGGACGGATTTTAAACTATGGATGTTATCACAGCCCGTTATGATTACGGTTATTGTTTTGTTAGTAGCGGGAGTATTTGTGTTCATCATTAACAATGCTTTTGCAATGTCGGCAAATGCACGGCTTAAGCAGCTTGGAATGTTGAAGAGTATAGGTGCTTCACCTAAGCAGGTACAACACTCGGTCATATTTGAAGGATTTGTTTTATCGGTTATACCCGTTCCGGTAGGATTATTTATCGGTTGGGCACTGGATTATGGTTTATTTTCCTATATCAATTCTGTAAAAAACCTGAGGGACTATAACATCGTTTTTACCTTTGGACTTCCGGCGGCATTGCCCTCTGTTTTACTGGCTCTTTTGACTGTATGGCTGTCTGCACTGATTCCGGCACGAAAAATCAGCCGACTTATGCCTATTGATGCTATTCGACAAGGCGAGGATATAAAGATAAAAAAGGTGAAGAAACATAACATTGCTTCAAAAATTTTCGGAATCGAAGGAGAACTTGCTCAAAATGCTTTGTATATCCGAAGAAAATCGTACCGCACAGCATCTATTTCTCTTACCTTATCATTCTTGTTATTCAGTGGATTCCTGAATTTCATGGCTGTAAACGACGCAAAAAATAAAATATTTTATTTTGATAAATTAAAAGAACAACAGCAGAATATCTCACTTTATACAGAAGATGGTAATATGACAGAACCAGAATTTGAAAATCAGATACGTTCCGTTGAAGGAGCAAAAAGTGTATTATTTGCCAGTGAGGTTCCTGCCGGTTTATGGTTATCAACGGATATGGAGTCATACGAGCTTAGAGGGATAGGAGGGCTTAAACGGATTGCCGACAGCGGGAAATTCTCCGTGTATGAAGAAAAGGGGAAGTTCCGCATTCAAACTAATCTGATTGCCTTGGATGATCAAAGTTTTGCAGAATACTGTAAGCAAATCGGTGCGGATTCATCTATGTTTTATGATACCAAAAGGCCACTTACCATCGTTGTCAATGAAGTACAGGACGATATGCACAGTGACCTCCGTAATGAAGTCCGTATTCCGTTTTTAAAACTTAACGTCGGCGATAAGTTGAATGAAGAGGAAAAAACATATCCGGAGGATACCAGTGACTTTTCTTTCCAGACTGAAATCGGATTTTTGACTAATCAAATGCCGGCCGTTGGTGACCGATACGGAGGATATCAGCTTATACAGGTTATGCCCAGAAGTACGTATTTGAAAATTATCGAAAATTTTCAGGAAGTACGTGCTTTGCGTGGAAAGAGAGTTTTTGCTCCTATAGTTGTTCAATCGGAAGATTTTATTCAGCCGGTAACGGATAAAATAATAGAAATTTGTGATAAGTGGTATGGTTCAGGAGATTATTCTATATGGAACGTTCTTGAAATGCGTCAAACGGATACAAATTCCAGAAACCTGCTGAAAACTGTAATGTTGTGCGTAGCAGTTTTTCTTGCATTAATCGGTATTTCCAATGTGTTCGCTACCGTATCGGGTAATTTAAGACAACGCAAAAAAGAATTTGCCATGCTGCGGTCAGTGGGAATTTCACCTAAGGGAATAAAACGGATGTTACTGTTAGAAGGAATACTTTTCGGTATTATGCCCATTGTGTTAAGCATTCCTTTAAACCTAATTGTGATTGGTGTGTTTCTTAAAGTTAATATGATATATCTGAAAGAATTTCTGCCTTTTTTACCGGTTTTACCGATTTTGATTTTCGGTGGAGTAATTTTGCTATCAATCATACTTTCCTACGTAATGGGAGGAAGGATGCTTCGAAAGGGAGACATCGTAGATATTTTAAAAGACGAAGCTGTATAA
- a CDS encoding ABC transporter ATP-binding protein codes for MELLRCENVTKKYGSGTLMVTALDHVNLSVQKSEFVTIVGPSGSGKSTLLHLLGGVDRPTEGKIFIEDIDIATLNEEQLAVFRRRKVGLIYQFYNLIPTLNVRKNILLPILLDSRKPDEQRFAEIVDTLGLSDRLNHFPWQLSGGQQQRVAIGRALIYRPAILLADEPTGNLDRKNSEETLELLKLSNKYFQQTVLLITHDEKLALEADRIITIEDGIIISDEAVRK; via the coding sequence ATGGAATTGTTGAGATGTGAAAATGTAACAAAAAAATATGGCTCCGGTACACTTATGGTAACGGCTCTTGACCATGTAAACCTTTCGGTACAAAAAAGTGAATTCGTAACAATTGTCGGTCCGTCTGGCTCCGGAAAATCGACGTTGCTGCACCTGTTAGGAGGTGTAGATCGTCCTACGGAAGGGAAAATTTTTATTGAGGATATTGATATTGCTACGTTAAATGAAGAACAACTTGCTGTTTTTCGCCGCCGCAAGGTAGGGCTGATCTATCAGTTTTATAATCTTATTCCTACACTGAATGTACGCAAGAATATTTTACTTCCCATACTTCTGGACAGCAGGAAACCGGATGAACAACGGTTTGCGGAAATCGTGGATACCCTTGGCTTATCTGATCGGTTAAATCATTTTCCGTGGCAGCTTTCCGGCGGTCAACAGCAGCGCGTGGCTATAGGGCGAGCACTTATATACCGCCCTGCTATTCTGTTGGCAGATGAACCTACCGGAAATCTTGATCGGAAGAACTCTGAGGAAACTTTGGAATTGCTCAAGCTTTCCAATAAGTATTTCCAACAAACCGTACTGCTTATTACCCATGATGAAAAACTTGCCCTGGAGGCTGATCGTATCATTACAATTGAAGATGGAATAATTATTTCCGACGAGGCGGTGAGGAAATGA
- a CDS encoding sensor histidine kinase — translation MKRNQFLNRTVAIIVTFIIMGIAMGLISSHIIARQEYKNVAQILGFAVKTDPQMEAMMIRALKEANFSDFNDGDAILKKYNYSLNVFRSQNTFRMTVYGILLAIVPATLVIVIGYFSLKKKKERIEGLTDYLKAINLGQEALLLRQEDDFSLLEDELYKTMNELRQTKENAVRERRSLADNLTDISHQLKTPITSMSLMTQLLSENPTDEDRIYIEKLNHQLNRLETLVSSLLTLSKLDAGTMEFKQEHVDVFAVLALASEPVEDMILKKGQQLIIPHESDVKFMGDMNWVSEALLNLIKNCSEYTPDGGNISINYSQNPLYTEIIIEDSGKGFDRNDLPHLFERFYKGKNSLKDGVGIGLALSKSIIERQKGTLRAENSPKGGGRFIVKFYV, via the coding sequence ATGAAACGGAACCAATTTTTAAATAGGACAGTGGCAATTATCGTTACTTTTATAATCATGGGAATTGCGATGGGTTTGATATCTTCACACATCATTGCAAGGCAGGAATATAAAAATGTGGCTCAGATACTTGGTTTTGCTGTAAAAACTGATCCCCAGATGGAAGCCATGATGATTCGGGCACTTAAAGAAGCGAATTTTTCGGATTTTAATGACGGTGATGCAATTCTTAAGAAATATAATTATTCATTGAATGTATTTCGAAGCCAAAATACTTTCAGAATGACGGTATATGGTATCTTGTTGGCAATCGTCCCGGCCACATTGGTGATAGTGATAGGCTACTTCTCCTTAAAGAAGAAAAAAGAACGTATTGAAGGATTGACTGATTATCTGAAAGCCATCAATCTCGGACAGGAAGCATTACTATTACGTCAGGAAGATGACTTTTCCCTTCTGGAAGATGAGTTGTATAAGACGATGAACGAACTACGTCAAACAAAGGAAAATGCTGTGCGGGAACGTCGATCTCTTGCCGATAATCTAACCGATATTTCCCATCAGCTAAAAACTCCTATTACATCTATGTCGTTAATGACTCAACTTTTGTCGGAAAATCCTACAGATGAAGACAGAATTTATATTGAAAAGCTTAATCACCAACTTAATCGCCTGGAAACATTGGTTTCTTCACTATTGACTTTATCTAAGTTGGATGCAGGTACAATGGAATTCAAACAGGAACATGTGGATGTTTTTGCTGTACTGGCTCTTGCTTCTGAGCCGGTAGAGGATATGATTTTGAAAAAGGGCCAGCAGCTTATTATTCCTCATGAATCTGATGTGAAGTTCATGGGGGATATGAATTGGGTGTCAGAAGCTCTTTTGAATCTTATCAAGAATTGCAGTGAATACACGCCGGATGGGGGGAATATTTCTATTAATTATTCACAGAATCCACTCTATACGGAAATCATTATAGAGGACAGTGGTAAAGGTTTTGACAGGAATGACCTACCTCATTTGTTTGAGCGTTTCTATAAAGGGAAAAATTCCTTAAAGGACGGTGTAGGTATTGGATTGGCGCTTTCCAAATCTATCATTGAAAGACAAAAAGGGACTCTTCGAGCAGAAAATTCTCCCAAAGGCGGCGGGAGGTTTATTGTAAAGTTTTATGTTTGA
- a CDS encoding response regulator transcription factor — MKKILIIEDDETIQFALQTALYKNGFKPVCALNLEEGKKKLSDSISLVLLDWNLPDGTGSEFCHYAKAQRDIPIIFLTVRDEEKDIVEGLDMGADDYIVKPFQLSILLSRIKAVLRRTKVINQSVLGCGNIIVHKDKTKVFCNGKEIGLTAREYRLLTVLLENKNQTLTRSQLLNKLWDTEGNFVNDNTLTVTMKRLREKLNNPTCIKTIRGIGYRMEDSL; from the coding sequence TTGAAAAAAATATTAATTATAGAAGATGATGAAACCATTCAGTTTGCATTACAAACGGCACTGTATAAAAACGGATTTAAGCCTGTATGCGCTCTGAACCTTGAAGAAGGTAAGAAGAAATTATCAGATTCCATTTCCTTAGTTCTTTTAGATTGGAATTTACCGGACGGAACCGGCAGTGAATTTTGTCACTATGCAAAAGCACAGAGGGATATACCGATTATTTTTTTGACTGTTCGGGATGAAGAGAAAGATATTGTAGAAGGTCTTGATATGGGTGCCGATGATTACATTGTCAAGCCTTTTCAGCTTTCCATATTGTTGTCTCGAATCAAGGCGGTCTTGCGAAGAACAAAAGTTATCAATCAATCCGTGCTGGGCTGTGGGAACATTATAGTACATAAGGACAAAACCAAAGTTTTCTGTAACGGAAAGGAAATTGGGCTCACTGCCAGGGAATACCGCCTTCTCACTGTCTTGCTGGAAAATAAAAATCAGACCTTGACCCGCTCACAGCTATTAAATAAATTGTGGGATACAGAAGGGAACTTTGTTAATGACAATACTCTTACAGTTACCATGAAACGCCTGCGGGAAAAACTGAATAATCCTACTTGTATTAAAACAATAAGAGGCATTGGGTATAGAATGGAGGATTCGTTATGA
- a CDS encoding GNAT family N-acetyltransferase, translating into MIRVMNEEDLPVVKHIIQSIPYFWHECWDDGTLNKALKSSGSLSFVYEEDGCILGCIFAYDFGFRGYIAKIAVYESARFKGIGKKLIKHVEDILRSNNCELIIADALESAVPFYKKLGWEEPNAILLRKKLL; encoded by the coding sequence ATGATTAGGGTAATGAATGAAGAGGATTTGCCGGTAGTAAAACATATTATACAATCTATACCTTATTTTTGGCACGAATGTTGGGATGATGGTACATTAAATAAGGCTTTGAAATCTTCAGGTTCTCTTTCGTTTGTATATGAAGAAGACGGCTGCATATTAGGTTGCATATTTGCGTATGACTTTGGATTTAGGGGGTATATAGCGAAAATTGCTGTTTATGAATCAGCTCGTTTTAAAGGAATTGGAAAGAAACTCATTAAGCATGTTGAAGATATTTTACGGAGTAATAATTGTGAATTGATTATTGCAGATGCTTTAGAATCAGCTGTTCCTTTCTATAAAAAATTAGGCTGGGAAGAACCAAATGCAATTTTATTAAGAAAGAAATTATTATAG
- a CDS encoding pyridoxamine 5'-phosphate oxidase family protein — protein sequence MNEFDAACELIQKQLGHDVQISLATCNKNNVSVRIVDGYYKDGCIYVVTHTSSHKMKQISLNSNVAVCKDLFQGIGKAENLGNPKEIKNQELAKELREVFIIFYDRHVDEDDPGTCILKINLTEAVVFDDNNKYSIDYLNKTAKRYDFHNDIITI from the coding sequence ATGAATGAATTTGATGCTGCTTGTGAACTGATACAAAAACAACTTGGTCATGACGTACAGATATCTTTAGCAACATGTAATAAAAATAATGTAAGTGTACGTATCGTAGATGGATATTATAAAGATGGATGTATATATGTCGTAACTCACACATCATCCCATAAGATGAAGCAAATATCGCTCAATTCAAATGTAGCTGTCTGCAAAGATTTATTCCAAGGTATTGGAAAGGCTGAAAATTTAGGAAATCCAAAAGAAATAAAAAATCAGGAATTGGCAAAAGAACTTAGAGAAGTCTTTATCATTTTTTATGATCGTCATGTAGATGAAGACGATCCGGGGACTTGCATATTAAAAATTAATTTGACTGAAGCCGTTGTATTTGACGATAATAATAAATATTCCATTGATTATCTTAATAAGACCGCAAAAAGATATGACTTCCATAATGATATTATTACAATATAA
- a CDS encoding sensor histidine kinase, producing the protein MKYRTFLATLILFLFSFNFGILVISAITFKDTANSAKERSLGEHYFITSALVKDFHAVESRGNNIEGSLDSLLQPYSYLSENKKARLALYKDSRLVYSNRFEIELQDNLLEPPKNGDRIVSIQKSEGGTYVIVSGKLPDPYDSYTIIYLYDMTDEITSWEQMKNMLFIIGFILSCFLSLGLLLLFNRIFEPLAQISQTSRSIADGAYETRLPVSGHDEISEMAQSFNSMAEKIQHQMTELITEAEKKQQFIDNFAHELRTPLTAIYGYAEYMQKAVMTESDRLFAINYIMSESRHMQTMACQLLELANLKNDQIVWKEQEISRLFQYVKTTLHNKIIEKEIKIEFICEIDIIWGDACLLESLLVNLIDNAIKACSKGGHIIIRATEENGKKIICIRDDGKGMTAEVLNHITEPFYRAEKSRNHKDNGAGLGLAICKQIALCHDAELKFISHPGEGTTAKITFTTSK; encoded by the coding sequence ATGAAATACCGTACATTTTTAGCAACACTTATACTTTTTCTGTTTTCTTTTAATTTCGGGATATTAGTGATTTCTGCCATTACGTTTAAAGATACTGCCAATAGTGCCAAAGAAAGAAGCTTAGGAGAACATTATTTTATAACATCTGCTCTTGTAAAGGATTTTCATGCTGTGGAAAGCCGGGGAAATAATATTGAAGGATCTTTGGATTCTCTGCTCCAACCCTATAGTTATCTGTCTGAGAATAAAAAAGCCAGATTAGCACTTTATAAGGATAGCCGTCTTGTATATTCAAATCGATTTGAAATAGAATTACAGGACAATTTATTGGAACCTCCGAAGAATGGAGACCGTATTGTTTCGATACAGAAATCAGAGGGCGGTACCTATGTAATTGTTTCGGGGAAGCTTCCTGATCCCTATGATTCTTATACGATAATTTATCTTTATGATATGACAGATGAAATTACTTCATGGGAACAAATGAAAAATATGTTGTTTATTATAGGATTCATTCTTTCCTGTTTTCTTTCTTTAGGTCTTCTTTTACTGTTTAATCGAATATTTGAACCTCTTGCACAGATATCTCAAACTTCCCGAAGTATAGCGGATGGTGCGTATGAAACAAGACTTCCGGTATCCGGTCATGACGAAATTTCGGAAATGGCACAAAGTTTTAATAGCATGGCAGAGAAGATTCAGCATCAAATGACAGAACTTATCACTGAGGCAGAAAAGAAGCAGCAGTTTATTGATAATTTTGCTCATGAACTCCGTACACCTTTGACCGCAATCTATGGATATGCAGAATATATGCAAAAAGCCGTTATGACCGAATCCGATAGGTTGTTTGCAATAAATTATATTATGTCGGAAAGCCGCCATATGCAAACAATGGCTTGTCAATTACTTGAACTGGCAAATCTCAAAAATGATCAGATAGTGTGGAAAGAACAAGAAATATCAAGACTTTTTCAATATGTCAAGACAACCCTACATAATAAGATTATAGAAAAAGAAATTAAAATAGAGTTTATTTGTGAAATAGATATTATTTGGGGGGATGCGTGTTTATTGGAAAGTTTACTTGTAAATTTAATTGATAATGCGATAAAGGCGTGCAGTAAGGGAGGACATATAATAATACGTGCTACTGAAGAAAATGGTAAGAAAATAATTTGTATCCGGGATGACGGAAAAGGCATGACGGCCGAAGTACTCAACCACATTACAGAGCCTTTTTATCGGGCAGAGAAGTCACGAAATCACAAGGATAACGGGGCGGGGTTAGGTCTTGCCATTTGTAAACAGATTGCTTTATGTCACGATGCCGAGCTTAAATTCATCAGCCACCCCGGAGAAGGAACTACAGCAAAAATAACTTTTACAACTTCGAAATAA
- a CDS encoding response regulator transcription factor — protein MASILIVEDEISINELIKRNLQLVGHHCTSVFDGKTAVSEIQDHTYDLIILDIMLPELDGFEVFEKVDKVPTIFLTARSSLSDRIKGFSMGADDYLVKPFEMLELLARVEAVLRRTQKNRSCFELRDVRVDFDSHQVFYMGQPIECTPKEYELLEVLVNNRNIALSREKLLELVWGYDYEGDTRTVDVHIQKLRKKLGWDDVIKTVYKLGYRLEVNQ, from the coding sequence ATGGCATCAATTTTAATTGTTGAGGATGAAATATCAATCAATGAGTTAATTAAAAGGAATTTGCAGCTCGTAGGGCATCACTGTACTTCTGTTTTTGATGGGAAAACTGCCGTCTCTGAAATACAAGATCATACCTATGACCTGATAATTTTAGATATTATGTTACCTGAACTTGATGGATTCGAAGTTTTTGAAAAAGTAGATAAAGTTCCCACTATTTTCTTAACAGCACGGAGTAGTTTATCGGACCGCATAAAAGGTTTCTCAATGGGGGCTGACGATTATCTGGTGAAACCTTTTGAAATGTTGGAACTCTTAGCTCGTGTAGAAGCGGTATTACGTCGAACTCAAAAAAACAGGAGTTGCTTTGAACTGAGAGATGTGAGGGTTGATTTTGACAGCCACCAAGTATTTTATATGGGGCAACCTATAGAATGTACCCCGAAAGAATATGAATTGTTAGAGGTACTTGTAAATAACCGTAATATTGCATTATCAAGAGAAAAATTATTGGAACTTGTATGGGGCTACGACTATGAAGGTGATACCCGAACGGTTGATGTTCATATACAGAAACTGCGAAAAAAATTAGGGTGGGATGATGTAATAAAAACCGTCTATAAATTGGGTTATCGTTTGGAGGTAAATCAATGA